A window of the Synechococcus sp. JA-3-3Ab genome harbors these coding sequences:
- a CDS encoding homogentisate phytyltransferase: MTPNWQVLWRFARPHTVYGTSASLLGLYLLAGFVAAEPTALLAVLPQLGVAWVACLAANVYIVGLNQLTDIEIDRINKPHLPLAAGSLSWRQGVGIVAACGVASILLALTGIPYLLLTVLLSNGIGTAYSLPPLRLKRFPLAASACIYCVRGLIVNLGLYSHFQQLMQGGVELSAPIVFLTGFMSIFGLVIALFKDIPDMEGDRRFAIATFSLRFGQERISKFCIGILAACYLAFIALGSYFLLMGRGAWMLLGHGLGLGILLGYGVRLDLGCRDAIVTYYQLIWKLFYLEYLLYPWAFFPFS; this comes from the coding sequence ATGACCCCAAATTGGCAGGTTCTTTGGCGTTTTGCTCGGCCCCACACCGTCTACGGCACCAGTGCCAGTCTACTGGGCCTCTACTTGCTGGCCGGGTTCGTGGCCGCTGAACCAACGGCCCTGCTAGCTGTCCTTCCCCAGTTGGGCGTGGCTTGGGTGGCTTGTCTGGCGGCCAATGTCTACATTGTCGGCCTCAACCAGCTCACGGATATCGAGATCGACCGCATCAACAAACCCCATCTGCCCTTGGCCGCCGGCTCCCTGAGTTGGCGACAGGGGGTGGGGATCGTCGCCGCCTGCGGGGTGGCATCCATCCTATTGGCCCTGACAGGGATCCCGTACCTGTTGTTGACGGTGCTGTTGAGCAACGGGATCGGCACGGCCTACTCCCTGCCCCCCCTGCGGTTGAAGCGGTTTCCGCTGGCGGCCTCGGCTTGTATCTATTGTGTGCGGGGGTTGATCGTCAATCTGGGCCTGTACAGCCATTTTCAGCAGTTGATGCAGGGGGGAGTCGAGCTTTCTGCTCCCATTGTTTTTCTGACAGGGTTTATGTCTATTTTTGGGCTGGTGATCGCCCTTTTCAAGGATATTCCCGACATGGAGGGGGATCGCCGGTTTGCCATTGCCACCTTTTCGTTGCGCTTTGGCCAGGAGCGGATCTCAAAGTTTTGCATCGGCATTTTGGCCGCTTGTTACCTAGCCTTTATCGCTTTGGGAAGCTATTTTCTCCTCATGGGCCGGGGCGCCTGGATGCTGTTAGGACATGGGCTGGGGTTGGGGATCCTTTTGGGCTATGGTGTTCGCCTGGATCTGGGTTGCCGCGACGCGATTGTCACCTATTATCAACTGATCTGGAAGTTGTTTTACCTGGAGTATTTGCTCTATCCTTGGGCCTTCTTCCCTTTTTCCTAA
- a CDS encoding photosystem II S4 domain protein, with protein sequence MLPRTELLKGAEYRETLARILDLGEQALKTWQVVWSDFLSPAEVAEVQSRLHNLAELQVMAWGGYAQAERQRLALARPEVSLEVEGAEGIPLAAVQIQGNFLFDPATHRDFLGALLATGIAREKVGDILVVGEFGAQAIVVPELVDYLSLNLTQVRSVPVKVSRIPLSQLKVQPPRVKSITSVEASLRLDAVASAGFGLSRSKMVEEIQRGEVRVNWKPITQASYTVGPQDWIAIRGRGRLQIEEVAETKKGRFRIQMKRYL encoded by the coding sequence ATGCTGCCCAGAACCGAACTACTGAAAGGAGCGGAGTATCGAGAAACCTTGGCGCGCATTCTGGATCTGGGGGAGCAAGCCCTCAAAACCTGGCAAGTGGTCTGGAGTGACTTTCTCTCCCCGGCAGAAGTAGCCGAGGTACAAAGCCGGTTGCACAACTTGGCCGAACTGCAGGTGATGGCCTGGGGAGGCTATGCCCAGGCAGAGCGGCAACGCCTAGCCCTGGCCCGCCCTGAGGTCAGCCTGGAGGTGGAAGGCGCAGAAGGGATCCCCTTGGCCGCCGTTCAAATCCAAGGAAACTTTCTTTTCGACCCGGCCACCCACCGCGACTTTTTGGGAGCCCTTTTGGCGACGGGAATTGCCCGCGAGAAGGTGGGAGACATCCTCGTGGTGGGCGAATTCGGGGCCCAGGCCATCGTTGTGCCGGAGCTGGTGGACTATCTCAGCCTCAACCTAACCCAGGTGCGCAGCGTGCCCGTCAAGGTCAGCCGGATCCCTCTCAGCCAGTTGAAGGTTCAACCGCCGCGGGTGAAGTCCATCACCAGCGTGGAAGCCTCTTTGCGCCTGGATGCAGTGGCCTCGGCAGGATTTGGCCTGTCTCGCAGCAAGATGGTGGAAGAGATCCAGCGGGGAGAGGTGCGGGTTAATTGGAAGCCGATTACCCAAGCCAGCTACACCGTCGGCCCCCAGGATTGGATTGCCATTCGCGGTCGCGGTCGGCTGCAAATTGAAGAGGTGGCCGAGACGAAAAAGGGCCGCTTTCGCATCCAGATGAAGCGGTATCTCTAG
- a CDS encoding hydantoinase/oxoprolinase family protein yields MANASSAQGKQQDGRQGGLVRLGIDVGGTFTDLVLLQEGQIRTAKVLSTPSPEAGVFGALDKLGPVEVDVFCHGMTVATNALLERKGSPTLFLTTAGFRDVLAIGRQNRPSLYDLTQPKPEPVVPRHHCLEVKERCSAGGVVEPLTEEEIQRVLREVGERVERDGIRAVGVGFLFSFLYPEHEQRLGAALREAFPDLHVSLSCEVAPEFREYERFSTTAIDAYLSPVLAGYLHRLAQGCRQRGIPEPLIMQSSGGVTSIAQAAAHASVALLSGPAGGVYGAAYLGWLSGYSHLLSFDMGGTSTDVALIQDGLPQVTPSAVVCGLPVQQPQIDIHTVSAGGGSLASLLPGGGLQVGPESAGSNPGPACYGRGGTAPTVTDANLWLGYLPDGGWLGDAVCLRRDLAGQAIGTLAEPLGLTLEETAVGIRTLANVAMARALRVISVERGLDPADFALLAFGGAGPMHACALAEELGIRRVLVPAFAGVLSALGMALADLRRDYRRAILQPLQQLEGEGGGSLLAQWAAPLIRQAQADLQEPGLSFSLDLRYRGQSFELEIPAQLSDPVSLLEQRFHQAHRQRYGWQDPDQEVEVIQLRLRAVQALPPVPLKAPPPLPGDPFKGERQAWTGGRMRPVPVYDRRRMGVGFQLGGPAIVEMPEATVVIEAGWTGNIDAVGTLILSCG; encoded by the coding sequence ATGGCCAATGCCAGTAGCGCGCAAGGCAAGCAACAGGATGGGAGGCAGGGGGGCCTGGTCCGCCTGGGGATCGACGTGGGAGGCACCTTCACGGATCTGGTGCTCCTCCAGGAAGGCCAGATCCGGACAGCCAAGGTGCTCTCCACCCCCAGCCCAGAAGCGGGGGTCTTTGGCGCCCTGGACAAGCTGGGCCCAGTTGAGGTGGACGTGTTCTGCCACGGCATGACGGTGGCCACCAACGCCCTCTTGGAGCGCAAGGGATCCCCCACCCTGTTTCTGACCACGGCGGGCTTCCGGGATGTGCTGGCCATTGGTCGCCAAAACCGCCCTTCCCTTTACGACCTCACCCAGCCCAAGCCAGAGCCGGTGGTGCCCCGCCACCACTGCCTGGAGGTGAAGGAGCGCTGCAGCGCCGGCGGCGTGGTCGAGCCGCTGACGGAAGAGGAAATCCAGCGCGTCCTCCGGGAAGTGGGCGAGCGGGTAGAGCGGGATGGGATCCGTGCCGTGGGGGTGGGATTCTTGTTTTCTTTCCTCTACCCGGAGCACGAGCAGCGCCTGGGGGCGGCCCTGAGAGAGGCTTTCCCCGACTTGCATGTTTCCCTCTCCTGCGAAGTGGCGCCGGAGTTTCGGGAATACGAGCGCTTTAGCACCACGGCCATTGATGCCTACCTCAGCCCGGTGCTGGCGGGCTACCTGCACCGCTTGGCGCAGGGCTGCCGGCAGCGAGGGATCCCCGAACCCCTGATCATGCAATCCTCCGGCGGCGTCACTTCCATTGCCCAGGCAGCGGCTCATGCCTCGGTGGCGCTGCTTTCGGGGCCAGCGGGCGGCGTTTACGGGGCGGCCTACCTGGGCTGGCTGAGCGGCTATTCCCATCTGCTCAGCTTCGATATGGGGGGAACCAGTACCGATGTGGCCCTCATTCAAGACGGCCTCCCTCAGGTTACCCCGTCAGCGGTGGTGTGCGGCCTGCCGGTGCAACAGCCCCAGATCGACATCCATACCGTCAGCGCCGGGGGCGGATCCCTGGCCTCGCTGTTGCCGGGCGGGGGGCTGCAGGTGGGGCCGGAAAGTGCCGGCTCCAACCCTGGGCCGGCCTGCTACGGTCGGGGGGGAACGGCTCCCACGGTAACCGATGCCAACCTCTGGCTGGGCTACCTGCCGGATGGGGGCTGGCTGGGGGATGCCGTTTGCCTACGGCGGGACTTGGCCGGCCAGGCCATCGGAACGCTGGCGGAGCCCTTGGGTTTGACTTTGGAGGAGACGGCTGTTGGCATTCGCACCCTGGCCAATGTGGCCATGGCGCGGGCTTTGCGGGTCATCAGCGTGGAGCGGGGCTTGGATCCTGCCGATTTTGCCCTGTTGGCCTTTGGCGGAGCCGGGCCCATGCACGCCTGTGCCCTGGCGGAAGAGCTGGGGATCCGCCGCGTCCTCGTCCCAGCCTTTGCCGGTGTCCTCTCGGCTCTGGGTATGGCTTTGGCCGATCTGCGGCGGGACTACCGGCGGGCCATCCTGCAGCCGCTGCAACAGTTGGAGGGGGAAGGGGGAGGATCCCTTTTGGCCCAGTGGGCGGCGCCCCTCATCCGCCAGGCGCAAGCCGACCTGCAGGAGCCGGGGCTCTCCTTCAGCCTCGACCTGCGCTACCGCGGCCAGTCTTTTGAGCTGGAGATCCCGGCCCAGTTGTCGGATCCGGTTTCTCTCTTGGAGCAGCGGTTTCACCAGGCCCACCGCCAGCGCTACGGCTGGCAGGATCCCGACCAAGAGGTGGAGGTGATCCAGCTGCGTCTGCGGGCGGTACAAGCTTTGCCCCCTGTGCCTTTAAAGGCGCCGCCCCCCCTGCCAGGGGATCCCTTCAAGGGGGAGCGCCAGGCCTGGACGGGCGGCCGGATGCGACCGGTCCCAGTCTACGATCGGCGGCGCATGGGGGTGGGGTTTCAACTGGGCGGGCCAGCGATTGTGGAGATGCCGGAGGCTACCGTGGTGATCGAAGCCGGTTGGACGGGCAATATCGACGCCGTGGGAACCCTAATCCTGAGCTGCGGGTGA
- a CDS encoding phycobiliprotein lyase yields MSAIRFRIGFSRPLGPALDPSGMNALQKFHHFFNCCIGAWHTERTYHYLDRGEVERSRTDFTIRTLTPELKEKVLADNNYPNHGVDGFLGFHLAFETVSEKGEEAGQELNMLFVPRREGPRGLEGDYLRDRAYEEDRPIVASFRFDPGSLQLVMTTTYTRVVAVDTITLLNPRLRLRQILTYQRPPHGQPLEELLLVGFGVEQKLT; encoded by the coding sequence TTGTCTGCGATTCGTTTTAGGATCGGGTTTAGCCGTCCACTTGGCCCTGCTCTCGATCCCTCTGGCATGAATGCCCTGCAAAAATTTCACCACTTCTTCAACTGCTGCATTGGCGCCTGGCACACCGAGCGCACCTACCACTATTTGGATCGAGGGGAGGTGGAGCGTTCGCGCACCGACTTCACCATTCGCACCCTCACCCCTGAGCTCAAGGAGAAGGTCCTGGCCGACAACAACTACCCCAACCACGGTGTGGACGGGTTTTTGGGCTTCCACCTGGCGTTTGAGACGGTTTCCGAAAAAGGGGAGGAGGCTGGGCAAGAGCTAAACATGCTCTTCGTGCCCCGGCGAGAAGGGCCCCGTGGGCTGGAGGGCGACTACTTGCGGGATCGGGCCTATGAGGAAGACCGCCCCATAGTGGCCAGCTTCCGCTTCGATCCCGGATCCCTGCAACTGGTGATGACCACCACCTACACCCGCGTCGTTGCTGTGGATACCATCACCTTGCTTAACCCACGCCTGCGCCTGCGCCAGATCCTCACCTACCAACGACCCCCTCACGGTCAGCCCTTGGAGGAGCTGCTGCTGGTGGGGTTTGGGGTAGAACAAAAGCTTACCTAG
- a CDS encoding S41 family peptidase — protein MIAQKPRSGESSCRGLGIGWGLRQAVRVLLLGCLLWASLGIGACQVQASRWGEEQQLLAQAWAYVDRAYVDPGFNGQNWWQVRQRFLSRPLKDRQETYRAIEEMLATLGDPYTRFLDREHYLSLQTSTAGELSGVGLQIAIDGQGAVRVIAPMEGTPAERAGIQPQDEILAVDQVPVAGLSLDEVAERMRGPSGTTVSLRLRRQERIWEVELVRQSILINPVRTGFFKLPQGEVAYIRLSQFNGNAAAQVRQAIQAAEARGVRGYILDLRNNPGGLLQAAIEIARFWIPKGDIVRVTDRYGIQDGIPATGEVLTAAPLVVLVNQGSASASEVLAGALQDSGRAQLVGTRTFGKGLIQSLLELADGSGLAVTTAKYLTPNGHDIHRQGIQPDVEVAAGPVPLTAESLGGPEDGQLQRALEVLGATLSVAQGIPAAANT, from the coding sequence ATGATTGCGCAGAAGCCGAGATCTGGGGAAAGCAGTTGCAGAGGGTTGGGGATCGGATGGGGGTTACGCCAGGCTGTCCGAGTTTTGTTGCTAGGGTGCCTGCTCTGGGCGAGTTTGGGCATTGGCGCCTGTCAGGTGCAGGCCAGCCGCTGGGGGGAAGAGCAGCAACTGCTGGCGCAGGCGTGGGCCTATGTGGATCGGGCCTACGTGGATCCGGGTTTCAACGGACAGAACTGGTGGCAGGTGCGCCAGCGCTTTCTCTCTCGGCCCCTGAAGGATCGGCAAGAGACCTACCGGGCCATCGAGGAGATGCTGGCAACTCTGGGGGATCCCTACACCCGCTTTTTGGACAGGGAGCACTACCTCAGCCTGCAGACTTCCACTGCTGGCGAGTTGAGCGGCGTCGGCCTCCAGATTGCCATCGACGGGCAGGGGGCAGTACGGGTCATCGCCCCAATGGAGGGGACTCCTGCCGAGCGGGCCGGGATCCAACCTCAAGATGAGATCCTGGCGGTGGATCAGGTGCCAGTGGCAGGGCTGAGCTTGGATGAGGTGGCAGAACGCATGCGCGGCCCCAGCGGCACAACCGTTAGCCTACGGCTAAGGCGGCAGGAGCGCATCTGGGAGGTGGAGCTGGTGCGGCAGTCCATCCTGATCAACCCGGTGCGCACCGGTTTTTTCAAGCTGCCCCAGGGGGAGGTAGCCTACATCCGCCTCAGCCAGTTTAACGGCAATGCCGCCGCTCAAGTGCGTCAGGCCATCCAGGCCGCAGAAGCGCGAGGAGTGCGGGGCTACATCCTCGATCTGCGCAACAACCCCGGAGGGTTACTGCAGGCGGCCATTGAGATTGCTCGCTTTTGGATCCCCAAAGGCGACATCGTGCGAGTGACGGATCGCTACGGCATTCAGGACGGCATTCCCGCCACCGGCGAAGTCCTCACGGCAGCCCCCTTGGTCGTCTTAGTGAACCAGGGCAGTGCCAGCGCCAGCGAAGTCTTGGCGGGGGCGTTGCAGGACAGCGGACGGGCGCAACTGGTGGGAACGCGCACCTTCGGCAAGGGGCTGATCCAATCCCTGCTGGAGCTGGCGGACGGCTCGGGGCTGGCCGTGACCACTGCCAAATACCTCACCCCCAACGGCCACGACATTCATCGCCAAGGGATCCAGCCCGATGTGGAGGTGGCCGCGGGCCCTGTTCCCCTGACGGCAGAAAGCCTGGGCGGCCCTGAGGATGGGCAGTTGCAGCGGGCTTTGGAAGTGTTGGGGGCGACTTTGTCGGTGGCCCAGGGGATCCCAGCGGCAGCTAACACCTGA
- the petB gene encoding cytochrome b6 — translation MSKVYDWLDERLEITPFVDDATGKFIPPHVNIFYCLGGITLVCFLIQFATGFAMTFYYRPTVAEAFESVNYIMTQVNFGWLLRSIHRWSASMMVLMMILHTFRVYLTGGFKKPRELTWVTGVILAVLTVSFGVTGYSLPWDQVGYWAVKIVSGVPSAIPVVGDALVQLIRGGEAVGQATLTRFYSLHTFVLPWLTAVFMTMHFLMIRRQGISGPL, via the coding sequence ATGAGCAAAGTTTACGACTGGCTAGACGAGCGGCTGGAGATCACGCCTTTCGTCGATGACGCAACCGGAAAATTCATTCCGCCCCACGTTAATATCTTCTACTGCCTCGGCGGCATCACGCTGGTGTGCTTCCTCATTCAGTTTGCCACCGGCTTTGCCATGACTTTTTACTACCGTCCAACGGTGGCCGAGGCTTTTGAATCGGTCAACTACATCATGACCCAGGTCAACTTCGGCTGGCTGCTGCGCTCCATCCACCGCTGGAGTGCTTCCATGATGGTGTTGATGATGATTCTACACACCTTCCGGGTTTACCTGACGGGGGGGTTCAAGAAGCCGCGCGAGCTGACCTGGGTAACCGGCGTGATCTTGGCGGTACTGACGGTTTCCTTTGGGGTTACCGGTTACTCCCTGCCTTGGGATCAGGTGGGCTATTGGGCAGTCAAGATCGTCTCCGGGGTGCCCAGTGCCATTCCGGTGGTGGGGGATGCCCTGGTCCAGCTTATCCGCGGCGGCGAGGCAGTTGGCCAAGCCACCCTCACCCGTTTCTACAGCCTGCACACCTTTGTGTTGCCTTGGCTGACGGCGGTCTTCATGACGATGCACTTTCTGATGATCCGCCGCCAGGGCATCTCCGGGCCTTTGTGA
- the petD gene encoding cytochrome b6-f complex subunit IV — protein MPVSKQVIATEAITRKVDLDNPKVLAKLKKNMGHMTYGEPAWPNDLLFMFPVVILGTIGVIVGLAVMDPAGVGEPADPFATPLEILPEWYLYPAFHILRIAPNKLLGIALMSAIPVGLLFVPFIENVNKFQNPLRRPVATTVFLIGTLVTLYLGIGATLPLDKWVTLGLF, from the coding sequence ATGCCGGTCTCAAAGCAAGTGATAGCAACCGAGGCGATTACCCGCAAAGTTGACCTAGACAATCCCAAAGTTTTGGCCAAGCTGAAGAAGAACATGGGCCACATGACCTACGGGGAGCCCGCTTGGCCCAACGATTTGCTCTTTATGTTCCCGGTGGTGATCCTGGGCACTATTGGGGTGATTGTCGGCCTAGCGGTCATGGATCCGGCGGGTGTCGGCGAGCCGGCGGATCCCTTTGCCACGCCGCTGGAAATTCTGCCGGAGTGGTATCTCTACCCCGCGTTTCACATTTTGCGCATTGCTCCCAACAAGCTCTTGGGCATTGCCCTGATGTCGGCCATTCCGGTCGGCCTTCTGTTTGTGCCTTTCATCGAAAACGTCAACAAGTTTCAGAATCCGCTGCGCCGCCCCGTGGCGACGACGGTGTTTTTGATCGGCACCTTGGTCACCCTCTATTTGGGCATTGGCGCCACCTTGCCTCTGGATAAGTGGGTCACCCTGGGCCTGTTCTAG
- the leuB gene encoding 3-isopropylmalate dehydrogenase → MSVPSSAVRTYRITALAGDGIGPEIMQVGRAVLDAVAAQVGFSLQWQEGLIGGAAYEATGDPLPPETLKMAQESDAVYLAAVGDFKYDTLPREKRPERALLGLRAGLGLFANLRPVKIFPQLVQASSLKPEVVAGIDLVVVRELTGGIYFGQPKGIFTDAKGSRRGVNTMAYSEAEVDRIARVAFELARKRRRKLCSVDKANVLEVSQLWRERVTAIAAEYPDVELSHLYVDNAAMQLVRWPKQFDVILTENLFGDILSDEAAMLTGSIGMLPSASLGSSGPGVYEPVHGSAPDIAGQDKANPIAQVLSGAMLLRYSLDQPQAADRIEQAVEAVLAQGYRTADIYSEGMTLVGCREMGEKILAALAQQQASPQGSLSAPGG, encoded by the coding sequence ATGAGCGTTCCTTCCTCTGCTGTCCGAACCTATCGGATTACAGCCCTGGCCGGAGATGGGATCGGTCCTGAAATCATGCAGGTGGGGCGGGCGGTTTTGGATGCGGTTGCCGCTCAGGTGGGGTTTTCCCTCCAGTGGCAGGAGGGCTTGATTGGCGGGGCCGCCTACGAAGCCACGGGGGATCCCTTGCCGCCAGAGACCTTGAAAATGGCCCAGGAGAGCGATGCTGTTTACTTGGCGGCAGTTGGCGACTTTAAGTACGACACCCTGCCGCGGGAGAAGCGCCCTGAGCGGGCTTTGTTGGGCTTGCGGGCGGGCCTGGGGCTGTTTGCCAACTTGCGCCCGGTGAAGATCTTTCCGCAACTGGTGCAGGCCTCTTCCCTCAAGCCGGAGGTGGTTGCCGGGATCGACCTGGTGGTGGTGCGGGAGCTCACCGGCGGCATCTACTTCGGCCAACCCAAAGGGATCTTCACAGATGCCAAGGGATCCCGGCGGGGTGTGAACACCATGGCCTACAGCGAGGCGGAGGTGGATCGCATTGCCCGTGTGGCTTTTGAACTGGCCCGCAAACGCCGGCGCAAGCTCTGCTCGGTGGATAAAGCCAATGTCCTGGAAGTGTCACAACTGTGGCGGGAGCGGGTTACCGCCATTGCGGCTGAGTACCCCGACGTGGAGCTGTCCCACCTGTACGTCGATAATGCTGCCATGCAGTTGGTGCGCTGGCCCAAGCAGTTTGACGTCATTCTCACGGAGAACCTCTTCGGGGATATCCTCTCCGACGAGGCGGCGATGCTGACCGGGTCCATCGGCATGTTGCCCTCTGCCTCTTTGGGATCCTCTGGCCCTGGGGTGTACGAACCCGTACACGGGTCAGCCCCGGATATTGCCGGACAAGACAAGGCCAACCCCATTGCCCAGGTGCTCTCCGGGGCAATGCTGCTGCGCTACTCCTTGGATCAGCCCCAGGCTGCCGACCGCATCGAACAGGCCGTCGAGGCGGTTTTGGCCCAGGGCTACCGCACTGCCGACATCTACTCTGAGGGGATGACCCTCGTCGGCTGTCGGGAAATGGGGGAAAAGATCTTGGCTGCTCTGGCCCAGCAGCAAGCCTCCCCCCAAGGATCGCTCTCAGCCCCTGGTGGTTGA
- the ntcA gene encoding global nitrogen regulator NtcA, which translates to MAVAIAEKSLVAAFKQLGGPHHPPVIETFERGKTIFFPGDPAERVYFLVKGAVKLSRVYEMGEEITVALLRENSIFGVLSFITGQRSDRFYHAVAFTRVELLSLPIEQVEKSLRENAELSMLLLKSLSSRILQTEMMIETLAHRDMGSRLVSFLLILCRDFGVPGPNGVTIDLKLSHQAIAEAIGSTRVTITRLLGELRKKNYISIHKKKITVHDPMQLGHRFA; encoded by the coding sequence ATGGCAGTGGCCATTGCAGAAAAATCTCTGGTTGCAGCCTTCAAACAGTTGGGAGGGCCTCACCATCCTCCGGTTATCGAAACGTTTGAGCGCGGTAAGACCATCTTCTTTCCTGGGGATCCGGCGGAGCGGGTTTACTTTTTGGTGAAAGGAGCTGTCAAGCTCTCGCGGGTCTACGAAATGGGGGAAGAAATTACCGTCGCTCTCCTGCGGGAAAACAGCATCTTTGGGGTGCTCTCCTTCATCACGGGGCAGCGCTCCGACCGCTTCTATCACGCGGTGGCCTTTACCCGCGTCGAGCTGCTCTCTCTGCCCATCGAACAGGTGGAAAAATCCTTGCGGGAGAACGCTGAGCTCTCCATGTTGCTCCTCAAGAGCCTGTCTTCCCGCATCTTGCAGACGGAGATGATGATCGAGACGCTGGCCCACCGCGACATGGGATCCCGTCTGGTCAGCTTTCTACTGATCCTCTGCCGCGACTTCGGGGTGCCCGGCCCCAATGGAGTCACCATCGATCTCAAGCTATCCCACCAGGCCATTGCGGAAGCGATCGGCTCCACTCGCGTCACCATCACTCGTCTGTTGGGGGAGCTGCGCAAGAAGAACTACATTTCCATCCACAAGAAAAAGATCACCGTCCACGACCCAATGCAGCTTGGCCATCGCTTTGCCTAG
- a CDS encoding M61 family metallopeptidase: MGIAQGGVAAPSQLSRQHFTVRMPEPANHLLEVELQIQEVDPEVPLQLRLPVWTPGSYLVREYARHVQEFQAATEQGIPLAWRKVDKHTWEIEPPRCSAVAIRYRVYAYELTVRTNHLDLTHAYFNGAALFLYVPGREREPYTLTIIPPKPDWHVAISLRPLRSSSEDAASGQSFVAADYDELVDSPVEVGLHQLRSFAVEGIPHYFVVWGAGTLNLEQAVADAEKIVRATAAFFGELPYDRYWFIVHLSAGGFGGLEHKYSATLNYSGLELHQPQSYRRFLALLAHELFHAWNVKRLRPLALEKIDYNQENYVDCLWFCEGATSYYENVILLRAGILSAKEFLQILSEQISRLQRTPGRAVQSLQEASFDAWIKLYRPHENSLNSQVSYYLKGALVCWLLDLHIRHLSGGQGSLDTALRDLWQRFGRTEKGYSNQDLQEAFERAAGADLSPFFAAYVDGTEELDYNAYLHPFGLTLKVHFSRPNPPPYLGLNFNGEGNRISAVEMGSPAQKAGIWAGDELVALDGFRVSAANLPERLAAYQPHQAICLSVFQGDQLKHFWIPLDPPRPDVYTLEALPELTPAQKALQQGWLGSLLAQE; encoded by the coding sequence ATGGGGATCGCGCAGGGTGGGGTTGCCGCCCCTTCTCAGCTAAGCCGTCAGCATTTCACGGTGCGGATGCCGGAGCCGGCCAATCACCTTTTGGAGGTGGAACTACAGATCCAAGAGGTGGATCCAGAAGTACCTCTGCAACTGCGGCTGCCGGTGTGGACGCCGGGATCCTACCTGGTGCGGGAATATGCCCGCCATGTGCAAGAGTTTCAGGCAGCAACGGAGCAAGGGATCCCTTTGGCCTGGCGGAAGGTAGATAAGCACACTTGGGAGATCGAGCCGCCCCGCTGTTCGGCTGTCGCGATCCGCTATCGGGTCTACGCCTACGAGCTGACGGTGCGCACCAACCATTTGGATCTCACCCACGCCTACTTCAACGGGGCGGCGCTCTTTCTCTACGTGCCCGGTCGCGAGCGGGAGCCCTACACCTTGACGATAATCCCTCCCAAACCCGACTGGCACGTCGCCATCAGTTTGCGACCTTTGAGGTCTTCTTCTGAGGATGCTGCTTCCGGCCAGTCTTTTGTGGCGGCAGACTACGACGAGCTGGTGGATAGCCCGGTGGAGGTGGGCCTGCACCAGTTGCGGTCGTTTGCGGTGGAAGGGATCCCTCACTACTTCGTGGTCTGGGGAGCGGGCACCCTAAATTTGGAGCAAGCGGTGGCCGATGCCGAGAAAATTGTCCGGGCCACGGCGGCGTTTTTTGGCGAGCTGCCCTACGACCGCTACTGGTTTATTGTGCATTTGTCAGCCGGGGGATTTGGCGGCCTGGAGCACAAGTACAGTGCCACCCTCAATTATTCTGGACTGGAGCTGCATCAGCCTCAGTCCTACCGTCGCTTTTTGGCGCTGCTGGCCCATGAGCTTTTCCATGCTTGGAACGTCAAGCGGCTGCGCCCTCTAGCTTTGGAGAAAATTGACTACAACCAAGAAAACTATGTGGACTGCCTCTGGTTCTGCGAAGGGGCAACCAGCTACTACGAAAATGTTATCTTGCTGCGAGCAGGGATCCTCAGTGCCAAAGAGTTTCTGCAGATCCTATCTGAGCAAATTAGCCGGCTACAGCGCACGCCAGGTCGAGCTGTACAGTCACTGCAGGAGGCCAGTTTCGACGCCTGGATCAAGCTCTACCGTCCCCACGAAAATAGCCTCAACAGCCAGGTTTCCTATTACCTAAAGGGCGCTTTGGTCTGCTGGCTGCTAGATCTGCACATTCGCCACCTCTCAGGGGGGCAGGGATCCCTGGACACGGCCCTGCGGGATCTGTGGCAGCGCTTTGGTCGGACAGAGAAAGGCTACAGCAACCAAGACTTGCAAGAGGCGTTTGAGCGGGCAGCCGGCGCCGATCTCAGCCCCTTTTTCGCCGCCTATGTGGACGGCACGGAAGAGCTAGACTACAACGCCTACCTCCACCCCTTTGGCCTCACCCTCAAGGTTCACTTCAGCCGACCCAACCCTCCCCCCTACCTGGGCCTCAACTTCAACGGCGAAGGCAATCGCATCAGCGCCGTCGAGATGGGATCCCCCGCTCAAAAAGCCGGCATCTGGGCTGGCGATGAGTTGGTGGCCTTGGATGGCTTCCGGGTAAGCGCTGCCAACTTGCCAGAACGCTTGGCGGCCTACCAGCCCCACCAGGCCATCTGCCTGAGCGTCTTTCAGGGCGATCAGTTGAAGCACTTCTGGATCCCCTTAGATCCACCTCGCCCGGATGTGTACACCCTCGAAGCCCTGCCTGAGCTCACTCCCGCCCAGAAAGCGCTCCAGCAGGGCTGGCTGGGATCCCTTCTGGCTCAAGAGTAA